The following are from one region of the Vidua chalybeata isolate OUT-0048 chromosome 12, bVidCha1 merged haplotype, whole genome shotgun sequence genome:
- the LOC128794238 gene encoding heat shock transcription factor, Y-linked-like: MAMEREFSSLRFPEKLWKMLESDQFQSVWWTEGGKCVAINKDLFEVEVLGREGQQVFHTQKIRSFMRQLNAYGFTKMQRNFQRSASLPEFLAEEAAASAHSQILYYYNPSFNRAHPWLSETCKRRGVLKGRGLDAEAMEERPL; this comes from the exons ATGGCCATGGAGCGAGAGTTCTCATCCCTGCGCTTTCCAGAGAAGCtttggaaaatgctggaaaGTGACCAGTTTCAGTCTGTTTGGTGGACTGAGGGTGGAAAATGTGTGGCCATCAACAAAGACCTCTTTGAAGTggaggtgctgggcagggaaggacagCAGGTCTTCCACACACAGAAAATTAGAAGTTTCATGCGACAGCTGAATGCATATGGATTCACCAAAATGCAGCGGAATTTCCAAAGATCTGCCTCCCTGCCCGAATTCCtggcagaggaagcagcagcttctgctcacagccag ATCCTCTACTACTATAACCCCAGCTTCAACAGAGCACATCCCTGGCTGTCAGAAACGTGCAAGAGGAGAGGTGTCCTTAAAGGAAGGGGCCTAGATGCAGAAGCGATGGAGGAAAGGCCCCTTTAG
- the POC1A gene encoding POC1 centriolar protein homolog A isoform X3, protein MAALCEEDPSLERHFKGHRDAVTSVDFSRAKKQLVSGSMDSCLMIWNMKPQMRAYRFLGHKDAVLCVQFSPSGHLVASGSRDKTVRLWIPSVKGESTVFKAHTATVRSVHFSSDGQSLVTASDDKTIKVWTVHRQKFLFSLSQHINWVRCARFSPDGRLIVSSSDDKTVKLWDKTSRECIHSFCEHGGFVNHVDFHPSGNCIAAGGTDNTVKLWDVRMNRLLQHYQVHNSVVNSLSFHPSGNYLVTASSDSTLKILDLLEGRLLYTLHGHQGPATCVAFSRDGELFASGGSDEQVMVWKTNFDADYGDVVKPQKYSSSVDGTHGTGTVSILEQRLTLTEDKLKECLETQQKIIQNKTN, encoded by the exons ATGGCCGCGCTGTGCGAG GAAGATCCATCCCTGGAGAGGCACTTCAAaggccacagagatgctgtCACTAGCGTGGACTTCAGTCGTGCTAAGAAACAATTGG taagtGGCTCAATGGATTCGTGCCTGATGATCTGGAATATGAAGCCTCAGATGAGAGCCTATCGCTTCTTGGGCCACAAAGATGCAGTTTTGTGTGTCCAGTTCTCACCTTCTGGTCACCTTGTGGCTTCAGGCTCTAGAGACAAAACAGTCCGTTTGTGGATCCCTAGTGT CAAAGGAGAATCGACTGTGTTCAAGGCTCATACAGCAACTGTGAGAAGCGTTCATTTCTCCAGCGATGGCCAGTCCTTAGTTACAGCTTCTGATGACAAAACAATCAAAGTGTGGACGGTTCACAGGCAGAAGTTTCTGTTCTCACTGAGTCAGCACATCAACTGGGTTCGCTGTGCCAG ATTCTCTCCTGATGGACGATTGATAGTGTCATCCAGTGATGATAAAACTGTCAAGCTGTGGGACAAAACCAGCAGAGAATGCATCCACTCCTTCTGTGAGCATGGAGG GTTTGTGAACCACGTGGATTTCCATCCCAGCGGTAACTGCATTGCCGCGGGCGGTACGGACAACACGGTGAAGCTGTGGGATGTCAGGATGAACAGACTGCTTCAACATTACCAAG TGCACAACTCTGTGGTCAACAGTCTTTCCTTTCATCCCTCTGGAAACTATCTGGTTACTGCTTCCAGTGATTCAACTCTTAAGATTCTGGACTTGTTAGAAGGAAGACTTCTCTATACTCTACATGGTCACCAG GGTCCAGCTACCTGTGTAGCATTTTCAAGAGATGGAGAATTATTTGCTTCTGGAGGTTCTGATGAACAG GTGATGGTGTGGAAGACTAACTTTGATGCTGATTATGGTGATGTAGTGAAACCCCAGAAGTATAGCAGCAGTGTGGATGGGACCCATGGCACTGGG